AGAAGTAGCATAATCATATGTGGTTAAAAAAACTCATGAGAGCTGTCCCAATAAAATTCCTTCAGATAGCTTCTACCATTGAACAATTTGGTAACATCGGGGAGATGACGATTGAAGAAATCATTGGTTCGTTAAAAGCTCATGAGGAGATGCTTCATGGTCAAGTTGATAGCGGTGGTGTACAACTGCTTCTAACAGAAGATGAGTGGAACAAAAGAGAGAAAGAAGACAAGAAATTGTTGCTGACAAGGGATGAATGGTTGAAACGCTCAAACAAGGGAGGACAGGAGACACAATATGGGTCAAGGTATCGAGGTAGGGAGAGTCCACGGGGAGTACGAGATAAAAGCAAAGTGAGATATTTTAATTGTAGTGCTTAAGGGCATTATGCAGCGGACTGTCGAAAGCCAAAGCGTGAAAGAGAGAACAGAGAGGAAGCCAATATTGCCCAAATACCAGATGATAAACTAGCCTTACTATTCACAGAGGCTGTTAAAGATAAGGAAGATGTTGTGATGCTGATAAACGAAGAGAGTGTGACACCAAAATTGAAGGAAGGAAAGGCAGAGGCAGTGTCAAACCTGTGGTACCTCGACAACGGTGCAAGCAATCACATGACAAGCCAGCGATCAAAATTCAACGTCTTGGATGAGAATGTGACAGGGCATGTGAAATTTGGAGATGGGTCGGTTGTTCTCATCAAGGGGAGAGGGTCAATAGCTATAAAATGCAAGAACGGGGAGGAACACCTTCTCAAGGAGGTATACTATATTCCATCATTGTGCAATAACATCATCAGTCTTGATCAGTTATCCGAGGAAGGGAATAGTGTGATTCTTAGAGGTGATTTCCTGTTGGTTCGAGATTCGAAAGGGGGATTAATTATGAAGGTGAAACGTTCTGAAAATAGACtgtataaaataattttagaaaacAATGATGCTAAAAGTTTACTGTCAAAATTGAGGAAGAGAGTTGGTTGTGGCATTCTCGTCTTCGCCGCgtaaatttcaaggccatgaagCAAATATCAACTCTGAAAATGGTATATGGTCCGCCCAACATTGAACATCCTAAGGAGATGTGTACAGGATGCTTGGTCTCGAAAAAAATGAGGAAGTCGTTCCCGTCACAGTCAATGTTCAGCTCGAAAGAAGCCCTGGAACTTGTTCATGGCGATCTTTGTGGCCCGATTTCGCCAAGCACACCAGGAGGGAACAGGTATGTATTTTTACTAGTTGATGATTGGAGTCGAGTTATGTGGGAATATTTACTAAAGAGCAAGGATGAGGCTTTCAAGGCATTTAAAAAATTCCGTGCACTGGTTGAGACTCAAGAAAGAAAGATACGCATTTTTAGGACGGATAGAGGAGGTGAATTCATGTCTAAGGATTTTGTGGTATATTGTGAGGCAGTTGGTATTGTTCGGCATTTTACGGATCCATACTCATCCCAACAAAACGGGGTCGTTGAAAGGCGTAACCGGACTATGATTGAAATGGCCAGAAGTTTCTTATAGGAAGCTAAAATGCCGAATTACTTCTGGGGAGAGGCGATCAGGCATTCAATATACATACTGAACAGGTTACCAACTCGGGTTGTTACAGGGATTACACCTTACGAAGCGTGGTGTGGAGCGAAGCCTCATGTTGAGCACATAAGGGTGTTTGGGTGTGTAGCTCATATGAGAGTGGCATGTACAAATCTGAAAAAACTGGACAATAGGAGTAAAGAAGTGGTGTATCTTGGAAAAGAGCCTGGTACAAAGGCATTTCGACTATATAATCCTGAAATAAAGAAAGTGTGTGTTAGCAGGGATGTAATTTTCGAGGAGAAGAAAATGTGGACTTGGAATGCAGAAAAACATCTTGAGGATGGCAAGGTTGCTTCGTTTACAGTAATTATAATTGGCACAACACAGACAAATGAAGATATTAAGAAGGAGAATTGGTCACACCACAACAGTCGAGTGTTGGAAGTGAAGATATAGACTATGATCGTGATCGTGACTTGGGTTCAATATCAGATAATCTAAAGTCTGGGAGCGACAGTGAGCCGAGAAACATAAGAAGCCTTACAGATATTTATGCCAACACAGAAGTTATTGAATTGGAGGACGAAGAATTGTACTTGATGGGTATAGATGAAACTGCGCATTATAGTCAAGCAGCAAAGGATGTCAACTGGGGAAAGGCTATGAATCAAGAGATCGAATCTGTGGAGAAAAAAACACTTGGAAATTGACAGAGTTACCATCGGGAAGGAGCCATAGATTTGAAGTGGGTTTACAAGTTGAAACGTGATGCAAATGGTGAGATATAAAAGTATAAAGCGAGAATAGTAGAGAAAGGGAGTGTTCGGAAGAAGGGCATTTACTTCGAGGAGATTTTTGCTCCAGTCACACGTATAGAAATGGTACGCTTACTTCTTGCTCTTGCTGCGAAATCAAGTTGGGAGGTGCATCACCTTGATGTTAAAACAACTTTTCTGAATTGGGAGGTTCAAGAGGAAATTTATGTTAATCAACCTGAGGGCTTTGTCCAAAGAGGTAATGAGCATTTGGTTTATAGACTGTTGAAAGCTTTGTACGGTTTGAAACAAGCACCTCGTGCTTGGTATGCGAAACTAAATCAGTGTTTGGAAGAGCTTGGATTCACACGATGCCCATATGAACATgctgttgggtataattctaattacacagcaacaatgggcagttatatatataataacaagaacatggcaaataaccaactaacgaaataaaacacgaaggcaataacaaactataaagactgtaattgacaaagaaagtaaagaaaacttatctcttatcgctttccaaattctgataagaagaagaacaaaacagctgagtcgccaaacccttcaagaggacttcactgttcttgaagagcttattgccccccacttaagctgtgatggaatgcagcaatatcgcttccaggataaaagagcaacagatcaatctggccacagaaccaacaatgatcaatggcgactcgcacctcagtttgcccaaaaaacctatgcaactcatatatgtttgcgaggtaggcaccgagacttgtgtaattttaatctcaagtatacctctcaatatataggcatctcaagttgctcttcttctattttactcgatgtggtacaccaagtaacaaaacagaaaaagtaaacaaaatgggttttccttattatttatattatatcctgattaattaatattaatattacaaaatatatttggagtatgattaaaataatccttactcaatatattttatgttaataattaaataatcaatataaataattaaacttgtaatagaaaagaaaaatataagcgttcccactagcactaggccacacaagcattccacttatgctagtagttgtaaacaacactaacacaagatgctatataaactcaatatgtttcttttacaatatcaatgtgggacaaaatccccataacccatttcaaacaagaaACTTTGtcacaatatattcatggattccactaagaaaatatcttagatccaaatatgaaagtttaagtcctcatgtcaaggaacaacctccaagtgttagttttcggaaatcatatcaagaacatatataaaatatgcctcaaactttccattttctaacaatcccccacaaatccataatcAAATTGCATACGAGATTTATACATGACATGTTTTTCAGAGTCagtacccttccgggtttgaaccctcctaagtcctctacttcgatggctaccggatacagatggaatgttttaccttgaatctttatccgttgggtgtaaccacactccatagacgacgacaagtcaaaggctatggtgccatctacggctttgagacattaatggtcatgtctcgatcctgttcgtcgaatgtttcgaggaataaccatttcctctaattgcgaccacacaattacattcgcttagttgggcatctccagagatgtactgctatcatctcgtcaaatgacttgaccccattcagagttcaaataactcttgctaactagcagttcaagtacctcttaaggtttatagggaatagactcagatacataagtatctaaatgtatatggtagaggtactaccaattcatccttacaacttgttattaccacattgaatacacttcgagggatctcctctcaggtgtattgggttcccgttgttgatgaattatgatgggttaccagtcccatccccaacctcgacttaaggactatagcatgctcaatccctttagtcagcggatcagctatattatcctgagttcctatgaactctatagcaataatcctatcagacacaagaccccttatagactttagtctaacttggatgtgtctctttattttagcattatactttacacttctgactttgtcgatagttgtacggctatcacaatgaacagaaatggcaggaagcggcttgcttactacaggtaacatactcatgagtccatgttaccattcagcctccgtccccgtggcatcaagtgcacacaactcagcctcaaaagtagaccgggtaatcaaagtctgtctagaagactttcaGGACACATCTCCACCCCCAAcggtaaacacatatccagtcactccattggaaccagatttcttagctatccaacttgcatcactatacccctcgagtacccccgaAAATCTCCTGTAATACAaaccaagggaaatagttcccttcagatatctaagaactctatccagtgcctcccaatgagtcttgtttggacagcttatatatctagccaacttagacacagaataagaaatatctggcctagccgcattagcaagatattgtaaactcccaataatctaagaataccttaactgagacacaggaactcctgaactattcttgactaaggcaacttttgaatcatatggtgtactagcgattctacaatttgaataaccatacttctcaagtatagatttctttatataatgagactgtgacaaagttattccatcagttgactgagtcaacttgatcccaagaatcacactagcttcacccatatccttcatctcaaagtgcatcttcaagaaactctttgtctcattaataatctcaatattggttccaaacaacaagatatcatctacatacaagcacacgatcacacaatcattacctctaaccttatagtagacacacttgtcactttcattaattaaaaaattcgaagtctaaaacagtttcatcaaactttttatgccagtctataggtgcttgtttaaggccatagatggacttgactagtctacatactttcctctcattatCAGAaacaacaaatccctcaggctgatccatataaatctctttttcaaggtcaccatgaagaaaagctgtctttacatccatttgatggatgataagactatgtacagaagccaatgcaataagtattctgattgttgtcattcgggcaactggagaatatgtatcaaaataatcaatgccttctctttgcctaaagcccttagcaactagcctagtcttgtacttatttattgagccatCAAGGTTTAGtttcctcttgaagatccatttacatccaatagtagaacaccctggagggagatcaactaactcccatgttccgtttgaaataattgagtcaatttcactctttaaagcgcctttccaatgccttgactccgaagaatccttggcttaacggaaagttaaaggctcatcctcaacattgtaagtgataaagtcacttccaaagtccttgactacctttgcacgcttactccttcttggttcctctactttgttaggagtagagctactaccaggatccacccccacatttgtcatcttttccacatgatcaggaatagaacttaatgtgtgagtgggatcatcctcagaactacccaaagatataccagtcttcattgggaatacttcctcaaagaaagttgtatcacgaaactcaactatcgtattcgccacaataccatatatgttagattttaatactaaaaatctcatagcaattgtggtttcaagatagcccagaaagatacaatcaacagtttttggactcagtttctttctcttgtgttcagggacaagcaccttagcaaggcacccccacacacgaagataactcaaacttgtcctacgctttcttcataattcatatggtgtcttgtccatatgtttcagagggactctattcagaatatggcaagccgtattcagagcctcttcccacatgtacttaggcaacccagaattaattagcatactgttaatcatgtctttaaaagttctgttctttcgttCTGCCACCCATTAGATTcgggtgtgtatggtggagtaacctcatgaactataccattgtttgcgcaaaattcattaaacaaggtactcgtatactcaccacctctatcagacctcaaacgtttaagtactttgccatttgtgtttcagcttcatttttatacataatgaatttatctagtgcttcatccttatatttaagcaaataaacataacactatctactacaatcatctacagtgatccttagtcaacacaccaccaaattcacatatgtctgagtgtactaaatctaacaagtctgaatccctaacaacattatgaaaaggtttccttgtttgtttagcagttacacacacttgacacttagatttcttatcaatggcgtactttggaatcaactctaaattcatcataatctttagagcaccaaaattcaaatgaccaagtcgtaagtgccacaaatcagatgattctacacaattaacagaaggtgcaacactatcattaataaaaccacccaaaacgggttcaacatttattaaaaataaaccatcagacaagtaaccctttccaaagaatgtaccagtatgagtaataactactttattacacttcaaagaaagttcaaagccgtttttaactaaacaacttccacttataatatttctatgaatagagggaacatgatacactctagtgagagatagaatccgcccagaagcaaacttcaggtccacgtttcctattccaagcacttgtgcagcactagtattccccatcgtcactgtcactccatgactctgttgataagatacaaacaagctaatatcagcacaaatatgttcattagctccagtatcaaccaaccactcatgtgacagataagtggaaagtagtacagggttgtaagtaacatacccgtcatcggttccagaggcaacaacctcaccaatgaccatgttagctactggcccattcgtggttccaagtccaagcacagtatttgcttgagttaccactccagctttcttagctttcttacttggacagtccttgctccaatgaccaacccgtccacaagaccaacatggtttgttcgtctttggtttcttagccttgttcttgtcaggtttagtgttagccttcttagtgactacctttctaatctgtcctacagtcactacatttaccttcgagctcccatgttccacaggcaacacatgtccctatttggacttgtgctgctcctgtactgagatgtccaacatcaagttagtccatgtgatctctcctttctgtcttttctgggagagagcaaactcttcccaagacttagggagcttttgAATCATAgacatcactcgaaacttctcaagcaagaccatactggactcacccaaatcatgaactaacatctcaaactcatgaacctgttcagtcatggattttccatccaccagcttaaaatcaagaaacctagctacataatacttctcaaatcattgagaatcagtattatgggtttggtccagcttatcccataagactttagcagtataggcatctgatgaataaacatcgaacaaggtgttctccaaggatgccaaaatggctgccctagccaccccatccttctcagcccataaagcataaaccttaacagattcagctttctcttgatccaacccaggaggatcatactgtaccactaatcatagacccttaaccgttaaccagagcttcattttttctgccaacgagaaaaataagctccaccactgaatttattaggcatacccgataaatcaattggaTGGGGAAAACGATACGTGGTCCGGTCAATGGTAGGAGTACCACCAGAACCAAAATCAGTTTCAACAATTTTAGGAACATCagcagtttcgttaaccatcttgctaattaactatatataactttaatctcttcaagattgttgggtataattctaactacacagcaacaatgggcagttatatatataataacaagaacatggcaaataaccaactaacgaaataaaacacgaaggcaataacaaactataaagactgtaattgacaaagaaagtaaagaaaacttatctcttatcgctttccaaattctgataagaagaacaaaacagctgagtcgccaaacccttcaagaggacttcactgttcttgaagagcttattgccccccacttaagctgtgatggaatgcagcaatatcgcttccaggataaaagAGCAACAaatcaatctggccacagaaccaacaatgatcaacggtgactcgcacctcagtttgcccataaaacctatgcaactcatatatgtttgcgaggtaggcaccgagacttgtgtaattttaatctcaagtatacctctcaatatataggcatctcaagttgctcttcttctattttactcgatgtggtacaccaagtaacaaaacagaaaaagtaaacaaaatgggttttccttattatttatattatatcctgattaattaatattaatattacaaaatatattcagagtatgattaaaataatccttactcaatatattttatattaataattaaataatcaatataaataattaaacttgtaatagaaaagaaaaatataagagctcccactagcactaggccacacaagcattccacttatgctagtagttgtaaacaaaaCTAAtacaagatgctatataaactcaatatctttcttttacaatatcaatgtgggacaaaatccccaaaacccatttcaaacaagcaactttgtcacaatatattcatggattccactaagaaaatgtcttagatccaaatatgaaagtttaagtcctcatgtcaaggaacaacctccaagtgttagtttccggaaatcatatcaagaacatatataaaatatgcctcaaactttccattttctaacacaTGCGATGTTTACAAGACGTGTGAGAGGAGAAGTTTTGATTATAGTTGTCTACGAAGATGACATCTTGGTCACAAGTTCTAATTTGGAGATGATAAATGATTTTAAGAAGCAGATGAGTGGTAAGTTCGATATGACAGATCTGGGTAAGTTATCCTATTATTTGGGTATTGAGGTAAACCAGGGGGAAGGCTACATCGAGTTGAAATAATCGGGATATGCAAAAAAATTTTTGGAGAAAGCAGGAATGGCTGATTGTAACTTGACAAAATATCCTATGGATCCTAAAaaatgcatcaccaatgatgaatGTGGAGTTGTTGTCGATTGCATACAGTTTAAGAGCATGATTGGGGGACTTCGTTATTTGGTACACACAAGGCCGGATATAGCTTATTCGGTGGGAATTGTAAGCCGATTTACGGAGAAGCCTACCCTGATGCATCAGAATGCGACGAAATGCATACTTCAATATGTGAAGGGTACTCTAGGATATGGTCTGATATACATGAAAACCAGTGGAAATAATGTTTTAACGGGGTATTCAGACAATGACTTGGCAGGGCATATAGAGGACAGGAAAAGTACCATTACAATGGCGTTTCATTTGAATGAAAGTCTTGTGACTTGGGTCTCACAAAAACAGAGGTGTATTGCACTTTCCTCCTGTGAAGAAGAATTTATGGCGGCTACGGCGGTTGCGTGTCAGGCAGTTTGGTTACGAAAATTGTTGTCTCAGGTAACTAGTGAAGAAGTAGGTCCAGTGGTTATTTTTATCGATAATATATCAGCTATTGATTTAGCCAAGAATCCGGTGTTCCATGGTCGCAGCAAACATATAGAtattaggtaccactttattTGTGAATGTGTGGAGAAGGGAGAGATTATTGTTCAACATATCAGGACTGATATGCAGCGCAGATGTTTTGACAAAAGCTTTAACTACAGTCAAGTTCGAAAGGATGCGCCAGCTTTTGGGAGTCAAGGAAGTTCAGAAACAAGTTTAGACTAAGGGAGAGTCTGTAGGAGTTTATTCTAAACTTGTTTGTTTatcttttttatttaattatgtcTGAATTCTTTAGTTAGTCGTGATCAGCTTCTTAGACGTGGTCTTTGTAGCTGTAGAGTATTTTCAGGAGTTATAGGTATTAAAGGCTAGTATTTGATTTGTATCAGGAGAGTTAGTTTCTTAAGGTCCTATTTTCCAGCCACTACTATTTTTGGTGTGGTATTTTATCTTGTACTGCATCTACAGAATAATCAGATTAAGTTGTTCAGCGTGCATCTTGTTTTCTTAGTTTTTCAAACTAAACACATAGTAATATATATAGTTACTCTGTCGTTCTAACAAAAAATGGTGAATTTCTGTAAAAAGTCTATCAATCATTATTGCACGTCTTTACATTTGAGTGTACATAAAAGTTAAATTAAGCAATCTCAATATGTTAATTACTATTCTTTTTTGTAAGCGATTTATTAGTCATTAACTCTCTTTATAAATAAAAGTGCAGAAGGGATATTGAGATGTAAAATACAGTATGTGTACTTCGTGATTCAGATGGAAAATGTAAACACATATCTAGAGACAGTGCATAGGGTAGACAGTGGTATGGAAGTCACGGTGGTCATCAGGGACAGTGGAGCGGACAGAATCATAACAGGGGTGGTCAGTCATTCCATGGCCGGAATCAGTTTGTTGGTCATAATCAGAATCAGCAGTTTCAGCGAGAGAAGCAGCCTAGGCAGTGGCAGAATCGTCAACAGGGGCAGAGCCATTACTGAGTGTATGGGGGAAAACCCAATATGATTCTAGTGGCTCCTTGTGCTACATGTGGTAGACATCATCCAGGTAGATCTTGTTACAGACAGACCGGGGCTTGTTTCTTGTGTGGTAGCATGTCCCATAGAGCAAATGATTGTACAGTGTCGCGCAACACTGGTGGAGGAGGAGCTGGCAGTGGTAGTGGCAGTCAGCAGAATCCTACAGCCAGAGTGTTTGCATTGACTGCAAATCAGACAGCAGCTAATTCAGGTACCGTTTCAGGAACACTTCATGTGAGTAGACGTGAtgcttatgtgttatttgatactgGTCTGACCTATTATGTTGCGTCTTTATTATTTATTCATCATCTTGGTGTTACACCTTCATTATTATATCCTCATATGTCT
This genomic interval from Apium graveolens cultivar Ventura chromosome 8, ASM990537v1, whole genome shotgun sequence contains the following:
- the LOC141680860 gene encoding secreted RxLR effector protein 161-like; this translates as MADCNLTKYPMDPKKCITNDECGVVVDCIQFKSMIGGLRYLVHTRPDIAYSVGIVSRFTEKPTLMHQNATKCILQYVKGTLGYGLIYMKTSGNNVLTGYSDNDLAGHIEDRKSTITMAFHLNESLVTWVSQKQRCIALSSCEEEFMAATAVACQAVWLRKLLSQVTSEEVGPVVIFIDNISAIDLAKNPVFHGRSKHIDIRYHFICECVEKGEIIVQHIRTDMQRRCFDKSFNYSQVRKDAPAFGSQGSSETSLD